In Sporolituus thermophilus DSM 23256, a single genomic region encodes these proteins:
- a CDS encoding proline--tRNA ligase encodes MRASNLYAPTLRETPAEAEVISHQLMLRAGMIRKAAGGIYTYLPLAWRVLKKIEDIIREEMDAKGGQELLMPIVQPAEIWKETGRWDVYGDEMFRLKDRHQRDFCLGPTHEEMITTLVRDEVRSYRQLPLLLYQIQNKYRDEIRPRFGLMRGREFIMKDLYSFDRDEEGLNESYNKMYDAYTRVFTRCGLTFRPVEADSGAIGGSGSHEFMVLAESGEAAIVYCTTCDYAANVEKAELKPIHAMEEERLAMEIVETPGRKTIGDVTAFLGISPEKTVKTLAYQTEKGLVLALVRGDHEVNEIKLKNELNCLQLELASEAAVIGALGCEPGFIGPVGVKDITIVADATVMNLFNVVCGANKVDKHYRNVNPGRDFTATKVADIRLIQENDPCPRCGASVKTARGIEVGQVFKLYTKYSNALGATYLDENGQERPIVMGCYGIGVTRTMAAAIEQNHDENGIIWPVPIAPFQVVVIPVNAKEEAQMSLAEEVYTELNKAGVEAILDDRNERPGVKFKDADLIGYPLRVTIGPKALSEGRVEVKVRRTGEIIYFDKANYVSEVQALLARL; translated from the coding sequence ATGCGCGCATCAAACCTATATGCTCCCACACTGCGGGAAACACCTGCGGAAGCGGAAGTAATCAGCCATCAATTAATGCTGCGAGCAGGGATGATCAGAAAAGCGGCCGGCGGGATCTATACCTACCTACCTTTAGCCTGGCGGGTATTAAAAAAAATCGAGGACATTATCCGCGAAGAGATGGACGCTAAAGGCGGCCAGGAACTGTTAATGCCCATTGTCCAGCCGGCAGAGATATGGAAGGAGACAGGGCGCTGGGACGTTTACGGCGACGAAATGTTCCGACTGAAAGATCGTCACCAACGCGATTTCTGTCTCGGTCCTACCCACGAAGAAATGATTACCACCCTTGTCCGGGATGAAGTGCGGTCTTACCGGCAATTACCGTTATTGCTTTACCAAATTCAGAACAAGTACCGCGATGAAATCAGGCCGCGCTTCGGTCTGATGCGGGGGCGTGAATTTATCATGAAAGATTTATATTCCTTTGACCGTGACGAGGAAGGACTTAACGAAAGCTATAATAAAATGTATGACGCCTATACCCGGGTGTTTACGCGCTGTGGTCTTACTTTCAGGCCGGTTGAGGCTGATTCGGGAGCTATTGGCGGCAGTGGGTCCCACGAATTTATGGTCTTGGCCGAGTCGGGTGAAGCGGCAATTGTTTACTGTACAACCTGTGACTATGCGGCTAACGTGGAGAAAGCCGAACTAAAGCCTATCCACGCGATGGAAGAAGAGCGGTTAGCGATGGAAATAGTCGAAACTCCCGGCCGCAAAACCATTGGGGATGTTACGGCGTTTTTGGGAATTAGCCCCGAAAAAACGGTTAAAACGCTGGCGTATCAGACGGAAAAAGGGCTGGTACTGGCTTTGGTTCGCGGCGATCATGAGGTTAATGAAATTAAACTTAAAAATGAGCTCAATTGTCTACAGCTCGAATTAGCGTCGGAAGCAGCGGTAATCGGAGCTTTAGGCTGTGAGCCTGGTTTCATCGGGCCGGTTGGCGTAAAAGATATTACAATTGTGGCCGATGCTACGGTCATGAACTTATTTAACGTTGTTTGCGGTGCCAATAAAGTGGACAAACATTACCGCAACGTCAATCCCGGCCGGGATTTTACGGCAACTAAAGTAGCAGATATCCGGTTGATTCAAGAGAACGATCCTTGTCCGCGCTGCGGTGCTTCCGTTAAAACAGCGCGGGGGATTGAAGTCGGACAGGTCTTTAAACTCTATACAAAATACAGCAATGCTTTAGGCGCTACTTATCTGGACGAAAACGGGCAGGAGCGGCCTATTGTCATGGGATGCTACGGTATAGGCGTAACCCGGACAATGGCTGCTGCTATCGAGCAAAACCATGATGAAAACGGCATTATTTGGCCGGTGCCTATTGCGCCTTTTCAGGTTGTAGTCATTCCGGTCAACGCCAAAGAAGAAGCGCAAATGTCGCTGGCAGAAGAAGTATATACTGAGTTGAACAAAGCAGGGGTTGAAGCCATATTAGATGATCGCAACGAGCGTCCCGGTGTTAAATTTAAGGATGCTGACCTGATTGGCTATCCCTTGCGAGTTACTATTGGACCAAAAGCACTGAGCGAAGGCCGTGTAGAAGTCAAAGTGCGCCGTACCGGCGAAATTATTTATTTCGACAAAGCAAATTATGTTAGTGAGGTTCAGGCGCTTCTTGCACGATTATAG
- a CDS encoding PolC-type DNA polymerase III, which translates to MHNYCIIPDRDCREFWKFVDNLAIASKYKDILQRSIITRVEVNTAEGTWDLFINLAQPLPSKVFEVAAQYLSASCGLTRVTFHQAVRDLDEVLTNEWPKLVAQVSQGNQAIAVLLGHANYRIDGDTLTIEVEGELSAEMLISKKIDESIRDYILHEVGQHCQVKFLSSQPTAEIISNEDLITPEYLEALTECQDPREKQDNNPVIFGRNIKDDPVPISSVQDEARNIVIEGEIISFETRDLRSGRTLLTFDLADTTDGISGKVFFEDAEEAGKVTKILSEGMWVKVKGTVQFDKFGNELMMFADSMCRTHKQERMDTAVIPRVELHAHTRMSNMDAVVSAKQLIKTAAKWKHPAIAITDHGVVQAFPEAYEEAAKAGIKVIYGMEGYLFDDDITQARHIIILAKNAIGLRNLYRLVSLSHLKFLYRTPRIPRTALEEHREGLILGSACEAGELIQAILAGASEENLLKIASFYDYLEIQPIGNNAFLVREGKVADDEGLRQLNLRVCEIGEKLNKPVVATCDVHFLNPEDEVYRRILMAGQGFADADQQPPLYFRTTDEMLNEFAYLGADKAYEVVVENSRRISELIEQFKPIPDELYAPKIPGAEEQIRSMAYQRAIELYGDPLPEIVASRLKYELDSIINNGFAVLYLIAHKLVKKSLDDGYLVGSRGSVGSSFVATMTGITEVNPLAPHWRCPACKHSEFITDGSYGSGFDLPDKHCPQCQTLMKKDGHDIPFAVFMGFHGDKVPDIDLNFSGEYQPIAHKYTEELFGRDNVFRAGTIATIADKTAFGFVKNYFADKGYAARNAYINKLVSGCTGVKRTTGQHPGGIMVVPRDMDVHHFTPIQYPADDKNSSTITTHFDYHSISSRLVKLDILGHDDPTVIKMLEDLTGIDAKQIPFDDAKTMSLFSSTEALGLTPEQLGTTVGTFGIPEFGTKFVRQMLEDTKPKTFSELVRISGFSHGTDVWLNNAQDLIKKGIAKLSEAISARDDIMVYLIQKGLEPQIAFKIMEGVRKGKGVKPEDVEYMRSKGVPEWYIESCQKIKYMFPKAHAVAYVMMAFRIAYCKVHYPLAFYASYFTVRATDFDADLIIQGEAALRSKINEFEQKGNNLTAKEKSQLTIMEMALEMYLRGYIFHPVNIYRSDAAKFLIVDNGLLPPIGSLQGVGDTAARNIVQAREERPFSSVEDLRTRARVSKTVIDTLKDHGCLADLPETDQIMLFA; encoded by the coding sequence ATGCACAATTATTGTATCATACCCGACCGTGATTGCCGGGAATTTTGGAAATTTGTCGACAACCTGGCAATCGCGAGCAAATATAAGGATATTCTACAACGAAGCATTATAACCCGGGTTGAGGTGAATACCGCCGAAGGTACATGGGATTTATTTATTAATCTTGCTCAACCATTACCTTCTAAGGTCTTTGAGGTGGCAGCTCAATATTTATCGGCGTCATGCGGATTAACGAGAGTGACCTTTCATCAGGCGGTGCGTGATCTCGATGAAGTTCTTACTAACGAATGGCCAAAGTTAGTCGCCCAGGTGTCTCAGGGTAACCAGGCCATTGCCGTGCTGCTTGGTCACGCTAATTACCGTATTGATGGGGATACGCTTACCATTGAAGTTGAAGGCGAGTTATCGGCTGAGATGCTGATCAGCAAGAAAATAGATGAAAGTATCAGGGACTATATTCTTCATGAAGTTGGCCAGCATTGCCAAGTAAAGTTTCTTTCCTCCCAGCCGACGGCCGAGATCATTTCTAATGAAGATCTGATAACGCCTGAATACCTGGAAGCGCTTACAGAATGTCAAGATCCACGGGAGAAGCAGGATAACAATCCTGTTATTTTCGGTCGAAATATTAAAGACGATCCGGTGCCAATCAGTAGTGTTCAGGATGAAGCGCGTAACATTGTTATTGAAGGAGAAATTATCAGCTTTGAGACGCGTGACCTCCGTTCCGGTCGTACGCTGCTCACCTTTGATCTGGCCGATACCACAGATGGCATAAGCGGCAAGGTATTTTTTGAGGATGCCGAAGAAGCCGGCAAGGTAACTAAAATTCTCAGTGAGGGCATGTGGGTCAAGGTAAAGGGGACCGTTCAGTTTGACAAGTTTGGTAATGAATTGATGATGTTTGCAGATAGTATGTGCCGAACTCATAAACAGGAGCGCATGGATACGGCCGTCATCCCGCGGGTGGAACTTCATGCCCATACGCGGATGAGTAATATGGATGCCGTTGTCTCTGCAAAACAACTTATCAAGACAGCGGCAAAATGGAAGCATCCGGCGATTGCCATTACGGACCATGGCGTAGTTCAGGCTTTCCCTGAGGCCTATGAGGAAGCCGCGAAGGCCGGTATAAAGGTAATTTACGGAATGGAAGGCTACCTCTTTGACGATGATATAACGCAAGCCCGTCATATAATTATTTTGGCCAAGAATGCAATAGGACTGCGAAATTTGTACCGCCTTGTCTCATTGTCTCACTTAAAATTTCTGTACCGGACACCCCGCATTCCTCGCACGGCACTGGAAGAACACCGTGAAGGCCTCATCTTAGGTTCAGCCTGCGAAGCCGGTGAACTTATTCAAGCCATTCTAGCAGGTGCTTCAGAGGAAAACCTTCTAAAAATTGCTTCATTTTATGATTATTTGGAGATTCAACCGATCGGCAACAACGCTTTTCTGGTGCGAGAAGGCAAGGTAGCCGATGACGAAGGGTTACGGCAATTAAATTTACGCGTTTGCGAAATAGGAGAAAAACTTAATAAACCCGTTGTCGCTACCTGTGACGTTCATTTTCTAAACCCGGAAGATGAGGTTTATCGTCGGATTTTAATGGCTGGGCAAGGGTTTGCCGATGCCGACCAGCAGCCGCCCCTTTACTTCCGTACTACTGACGAGATGTTAAACGAGTTTGCTTATCTGGGGGCGGATAAGGCATACGAGGTAGTAGTCGAAAACTCCAGGCGCATAAGCGAGTTGATTGAACAGTTTAAACCTATTCCGGATGAGCTTTATGCGCCCAAAATTCCCGGAGCGGAGGAACAAATCCGGTCAATGGCCTACCAACGAGCAATCGAGCTGTACGGTGATCCGTTGCCCGAGATTGTTGCTTCTCGACTAAAATATGAGTTGGATTCAATTATTAACAACGGTTTTGCCGTCTTGTATCTTATCGCTCACAAGCTGGTCAAAAAATCTTTGGATGACGGTTATCTTGTCGGATCGCGCGGTTCGGTCGGTTCTTCTTTCGTCGCTACCATGACAGGTATTACCGAGGTTAATCCCTTGGCTCCCCATTGGCGTTGCCCGGCATGTAAGCATTCCGAATTTATTACCGATGGCAGTTATGGTAGCGGTTTTGATTTACCTGATAAACATTGTCCTCAATGCCAAACACTAATGAAAAAAGACGGGCATGATATTCCTTTTGCTGTTTTCATGGGCTTTCACGGTGACAAAGTGCCGGATATCGATCTGAACTTTTCCGGGGAATACCAACCGATTGCGCATAAGTATACAGAGGAACTCTTTGGGCGGGACAATGTATTTCGGGCTGGTACCATTGCAACTATCGCCGATAAAACGGCTTTCGGTTTTGTTAAAAATTATTTTGCTGATAAAGGATATGCCGCTCGTAATGCTTATATTAATAAGCTTGTTAGCGGCTGCACGGGCGTGAAGCGTACGACCGGACAGCATCCCGGCGGCATAATGGTAGTTCCCCGCGATATGGACGTGCATCATTTTACTCCCATCCAATATCCGGCTGATGACAAAAACTCTTCAACAATTACTACCCATTTCGACTATCATTCCATCAGTAGCCGTCTCGTAAAACTGGATATTCTGGGGCATGACGATCCGACTGTTATTAAAATGTTGGAGGATCTTACCGGTATTGATGCTAAACAAATACCTTTCGACGATGCAAAGACTATGAGTCTTTTCTCGTCAACGGAAGCGTTGGGATTGACGCCCGAGCAGTTGGGTACCACTGTGGGCACCTTCGGTATCCCAGAGTTCGGCACAAAATTTGTCCGGCAGATGCTAGAAGATACGAAACCCAAGACATTCAGCGAGTTGGTCCGGATTAGCGGTTTTTCTCATGGTACGGATGTCTGGCTGAATAACGCTCAGGATTTAATAAAAAAGGGCATTGCCAAACTTTCTGAAGCCATTTCTGCCCGGGACGATATTATGGTTTACTTGATTCAGAAAGGTTTAGAACCTCAAATCGCTTTTAAAATCATGGAAGGCGTCCGTAAAGGAAAAGGAGTAAAGCCGGAAGATGTAGAGTATATGCGCTCAAAAGGCGTGCCAGAGTGGTATATTGAGTCGTGCCAGAAAATCAAATACATGTTTCCCAAAGCCCACGCGGTAGCGTATGTAATGATGGCATTCCGCATTGCCTATTGTAAAGTTCATTACCCGTTGGCTTTTTACGCTTCCTATTTCACTGTACGGGCTACTGACTTTGACGCCGACCTGATAATCCAGGGCGAGGCCGCCTTGCGTTCCAAAATCAATGAGTTTGAACAGAAAGGCAATAATCTTACGGCAAAAGAAAAAAGCCAATTAACCATAATGGAAATGGCTTTGGAGATGTACTTGCGCGGTTATATCTTTCACCCTGTTAATATATACCGTTCAGATGCAGCAAAGTTTTTAATCGTTGACAATGGGTTGTTGCCGCCAATAGGTTCGCTGCAGGGAGTTGGTGATACGGCTGCCCGCAATATTGTCCAGGCTCGCGAGGAACGACCTTTTTCTTCGGTTGAAGACTTACGCACTCGCGCACGGGTCTCAAAGACGGTCATCGACACTTTGAAAGATCACGGTTGCCTTGCCGATCTTCCTGAAACTGACCAGATTATGCTTTTTGCCTAA
- a CDS encoding methylglyoxal synthase: protein MRTIALIAHDRKKQEMLDFVIAHREILAKHNLVATATTGRLISEKTGLAVTSYLSGPLGGDLQIGARIACKEIDLVIFLRDPLTAQPHEPDITALLRVCDVHNIPVATNERGAHLMLSALL from the coding sequence GTGCGTACGATCGCCCTTATTGCCCATGATCGCAAAAAACAGGAAATGCTTGATTTTGTAATTGCCCACCGTGAAATATTGGCAAAACATAATTTAGTGGCCACGGCGACCACAGGAAGACTCATTAGCGAAAAGACCGGGCTGGCAGTTACCTCGTATTTATCGGGCCCGCTTGGCGGGGATTTACAAATCGGGGCGCGGATCGCCTGCAAAGAGATTGATCTGGTTATTTTTTTGCGCGATCCTCTTACGGCTCAGCCTCATGAACCTGATATTACTGCCTTATTGCGGGTGTGCGACGTTCATAATATTCCAGTAGCGACCAATGAACGGGGCGCCCATTTGATGCTCTCCGCTTTACTATAG
- the lspA gene encoding signal peptidase II, producing the protein MPILLLVAGIVVLDQLSKFYFLSRMLPGDSIPIISGIFHITLILNPGAAFGLFEHQRIFFIVVAALMLGAVAYYVPRIPAGMTLLRWGAGLMAGGAAGNVIDRIRTGYVVDFFDFRIWPIFNIADIAIVTGVACIIFTLVKSGQEKDDSLDK; encoded by the coding sequence GTGCCGATATTATTACTGGTTGCGGGAATTGTAGTGCTGGACCAGTTATCGAAATTTTATTTTTTGTCACGGATGCTGCCTGGCGACTCTATTCCGATTATTTCTGGCATTTTTCATATAACTTTGATCCTAAACCCTGGAGCGGCATTTGGACTATTTGAACACCAAAGGATATTTTTTATTGTCGTGGCAGCCTTAATGCTAGGGGCAGTTGCTTATTATGTTCCACGAATCCCGGCAGGCATGACGCTGCTGCGTTGGGGTGCGGGGCTTATGGCTGGCGGCGCGGCCGGCAATGTAATCGACCGGATTAGGACTGGCTATGTTGTCGATTTTTTCGATTTTCGCATTTGGCCGATTTTTAATATTGCTGATATTGCTATTGTGACCGGTGTGGCTTGCATTATCTTTACTCTGGTAAAATCGGGGCAGGAAAAGGATGACAGCCTTGACAAATAA